Proteins from a single region of Macrotis lagotis isolate mMagLag1 chromosome 2, bilby.v1.9.chrom.fasta, whole genome shotgun sequence:
- the LOC141514480 gene encoding rhomboid-related protein 4-like isoform X2, which produces MVLAKQKGPTPWPQATVGTMILIISLFLWPLVDPRKICLSLDPANRWWLLLLLAPVHHESPWHLACNVVGLWMTGRRLEQSVGTGLLLVLMSSATLFTGFLHLAFNLAKEVTLQERCRRADCALGFSGVLFAMQVMSSSESFLVGNLLLCLAESVVASCFTPKVSFSGHLAGVLVGLVYRSGPLRDLSQPGPRRKYELR; this is translated from the exons ATGGTGCTTGCAAAACAAAAGGGGCCAACACCCTGGCCTCAAGCCACAGTAGGGACCATGATCCTCATTATAAGCCTGTTCCTGTGGCCACTCGTGGACCCCCGCAAAATCTGCCTCTCACTAGATCCAGCCAACCGCTGGTGGCTACTGCTTCTGCTGGCTCCTGTGCACCATGAGAGTCCCTGGCACCTGGCCTGCAATGTTGTGGGACTGTGGATGACTGGGCGTCGTTTGGAACAGTCTGTGGGCACGGGCCTATTGTTAGTCTTGATGTCCTCGGCTACCCTTTTCACTGGTTTCCTTCACCTTGCCTTCAACTTGGCCAAGGAGGTGACACTCCAAGAAAGATGTCGCCGAGCTGACTGTGCCCTTGGCTTCTCCG GTGTCCTGTTTGCCATGCAGGTGATGTCCAGCTCCGAGAGCTTCCTTGTGGGGAATCTGTTGTTGTGCCTGGCAGAATCTGTGGTGGCCAGCTGCTTCACCCCCAA GGTCTCCTTCAGCGGACACTTGGCAGGGGTCCTGGTGGGTCTGGTCTACCGCTCGGGGCCACTACGGGACCTCTCTCAGCCTGGGCCCCGCCGAAAATACGAGCTCCGCTAG